The following coding sequences lie in one Vibrio sp. ED004 genomic window:
- a CDS encoding SCO family protein yields the protein MSKNWSLALVVAFVLGFGVKSYLDGQNEAQEQHAAKQEFSATTLFGKDNQPTEIFDETDDRIRIVYFGFTRCPDVCPTSLAMLAGALNQVSDEAKANIRPMFVSLDPERDAAEASYEYAQYFHPMMEGLSGPLDVTTTLAHNYGVIFRKTKLEGSELEYTLDHSSYFYFLKPDGTLITKVPHTLTPAPIVEAINKLTQ from the coding sequence ATGAGTAAGAATTGGTCGTTAGCATTAGTGGTAGCGTTTGTACTTGGCTTTGGTGTCAAAAGCTACCTTGATGGGCAAAACGAAGCTCAAGAACAGCACGCTGCAAAGCAAGAGTTCTCCGCAACAACCCTTTTTGGTAAAGATAATCAGCCAACGGAAATCTTTGACGAAACCGACGACAGAATTCGTATCGTTTACTTCGGTTTCACACGTTGCCCAGATGTATGCCCTACCTCACTAGCAATGTTAGCTGGAGCACTTAACCAAGTCTCTGACGAAGCAAAAGCAAATATTCGCCCAATGTTTGTCTCTCTTGATCCTGAGCGCGATGCCGCAGAAGCTTCTTACGAATACGCACAATACTTCCACCCAATGATGGAAGGATTAAGTGGCCCGTTAGACGTGACAACCACGCTTGCACATAACTACGGTGTTATTTTCAGAAAGACCAAGCTTGAAGGTTCAGAATTGGAATATACCCTTGACCACAGCTCATATTTTTATTTTTTAAAGCCCGACGGTACCTTGATAACTAAAGTACCGCACACGTTAACGCCAGCGCCAATTGTTGAGGCTATCAACAAGCTGACGCAGTAA
- a CDS encoding glycogen/starch/alpha-glucan phosphorylase yields the protein MKPTQQKTFDKVSFQESVKKHLSATYATTVETADSRSWYLAMGRALAELTTFDLLETENDEKIKNAKSVNYLSLEFLIGRLTGNNLISMGLYEQITHAMEELGQNLTDLLEEERDPSLGNGGLGRLAACFMDSCAAQEYPTVGYGLHYEYGLFKQSFQDGRQQEAPDAWRGVEGYPWEVARPELAQHIGFYGHVEVEYIDGKEVRTWVPGMEVKAMPWDLPIVGYESNTVYPLRLWECQAIAPFSLASFNNGDYFEAQHSLIDAGNITKVLYPNDNHEKGKTLRLMQQYFHSAASVRDILRRHEAAGFSLEDLPKQETIQLNDTHPTIAIPELMRILIDEKGLTWDQAWEISAHTFAYTNHTLLPEALETWSESLINRLLPRHMEIIFEINHRFMQEVRKMWPGDGEKQAKLSIIQEGFHRMVRMANLCVIGSYKVNGVAALHSQLVKKDLFPEFNEIFPGKLTNVTNGITPRRWLKFCNPGLSTLITGKIGTEWPAKLEQLEGIAKFATDAKFQKEFMAVKKENKQRLADWVQENMGIELDTNAIFDVQIKRLHEYKRQHLDLLHILSLYHRILNEPGFECEPRVCFFAAKAAPGYHLAKEIIFAVNKIAEKINNDPRIGNKLKVVFIPDYRVSMAEIIIPAADVSQQISLAGKEASGTGNMKMALNGALTIGTMDGANVEIREEVGDENIYIFGLDVDGVVALKAQGYNPYDYYNADPLLKASLDLLTGDEFSPGQPGLLRATFDSLLDGGDPYLCLADFASYVKAHEEMGTQYKDQAGWAKKAILNTALVGKFTSDRSIRDYVNNIWKLEAVNR from the coding sequence ATGAAACCAACTCAGCAAAAAACTTTCGATAAAGTGTCATTCCAAGAGAGTGTTAAGAAACATTTATCTGCAACCTACGCAACAACCGTTGAAACAGCAGACAGCCGTTCATGGTATCTAGCAATGGGTCGTGCTCTTGCAGAGCTAACGACTTTTGACCTGCTAGAAACTGAAAATGATGAAAAAATTAAGAACGCGAAGAGCGTTAACTACCTATCACTAGAGTTTTTGATTGGTCGTCTAACAGGTAACAACCTGATCAGCATGGGTCTGTACGAACAGATCACTCATGCCATGGAAGAGTTAGGTCAAAACCTAACTGATCTTCTAGAAGAAGAACGCGACCCATCATTAGGTAATGGTGGCCTTGGTCGTCTAGCCGCTTGTTTCATGGATTCTTGTGCCGCTCAAGAATACCCAACAGTAGGCTACGGTCTTCACTACGAGTACGGCCTATTCAAGCAATCTTTCCAAGATGGTCGTCAACAAGAAGCACCTGACGCATGGCGTGGTGTTGAAGGTTACCCATGGGAAGTCGCTCGTCCAGAACTAGCACAGCACATTGGTTTCTACGGTCACGTTGAAGTTGAATACATCGACGGTAAAGAAGTACGTACTTGGGTTCCAGGTATGGAAGTGAAAGCAATGCCTTGGGATCTGCCTATCGTAGGTTACGAGTCAAACACGGTTTACCCGCTGCGTCTTTGGGAGTGTCAGGCAATTGCACCATTCTCACTAGCAAGCTTTAACAACGGTGATTACTTCGAAGCGCAACACTCGCTAATCGATGCAGGTAACATCACTAAGGTTCTTTACCCGAACGACAACCACGAGAAAGGTAAGACACTGCGTCTAATGCAGCAGTACTTCCACTCAGCAGCATCGGTTCGCGATATTCTACGTCGCCACGAAGCAGCAGGTTTCTCTTTAGAAGATCTGCCTAAGCAAGAAACGATTCAGCTTAATGATACGCACCCAACGATCGCTATCCCTGAATTGATGCGCATCCTGATTGATGAGAAAGGTTTAACTTGGGACCAAGCTTGGGAAATCAGTGCTCATACGTTCGCATACACGAACCACACACTACTTCCTGAAGCGCTAGAGACTTGGTCTGAATCTCTGATCAACCGTCTTCTTCCACGTCACATGGAAATCATCTTTGAAATCAACCACCGCTTCATGCAAGAAGTTCGTAAGATGTGGCCTGGTGACGGTGAGAAGCAAGCGAAGCTTTCTATCATCCAAGAAGGTTTCCACCGTATGGTTCGCATGGCAAACCTGTGTGTGATTGGTTCTTACAAAGTAAACGGTGTAGCTGCACTTCACTCTCAATTGGTTAAGAAAGACTTGTTCCCTGAGTTCAACGAAATCTTCCCAGGCAAATTGACTAACGTAACGAACGGCATCACGCCACGTCGTTGGTTGAAGTTCTGTAACCCAGGTCTATCTACGCTAATCACTGGCAAGATCGGTACTGAGTGGCCTGCAAAACTTGAGCAGCTTGAAGGCATCGCTAAGTTTGCTACAGACGCGAAATTCCAAAAAGAATTCATGGCTGTTAAGAAAGAAAACAAACAGCGCCTTGCTGATTGGGTTCAAGAGAACATGGGTATCGAGCTAGATACTAACGCTATCTTCGACGTGCAAATTAAACGTCTACACGAATACAAGCGTCAACACTTAGATTTGCTACACATTCTATCTCTGTACCACCGTATTCTTAACGAACCTGGTTTCGAGTGTGAGCCACGCGTATGTTTCTTCGCAGCGAAAGCAGCACCGGGTTACCACCTAGCAAAAGAAATCATCTTCGCGGTTAACAAGATTGCAGAGAAGATCAACAACGATCCTCGCATCGGTAACAAGCTTAAAGTGGTATTCATCCCTGACTACCGTGTAAGCATGGCTGAAATCATCATCCCTGCAGCAGACGTTTCTCAGCAAATCTCACTGGCTGGTAAAGAAGCATCGGGTACGGGCAACATGAAGATGGCTCTAAACGGCGCTCTAACTATCGGTACGATGGATGGTGCAAACGTTGAGATCCGTGAAGAAGTTGGCGATGAAAACATCTACATCTTCGGCCTAGACGTTGATGGTGTTGTTGCATTGAAAGCTCAGGGTTACAACCCATACGATTACTACAATGCAGACCCGCTACTGAAAGCATCTCTAGACCTATTGACTGGCGATGAGTTTTCTCCAGGTCAACCAGGCCTTCTGCGTGCAACGTTTGACAGCCTACTAGACGGCGGTGACCCATACCTATGTCTTGCTGACTTTGCTTCTTATGTGAAGGCGCACGAAGAGATGGGCACGCAATACAAAGACCAAGCAGGTTGGGCTAAGAAAGCGATTCTTAACACAGCATTGGTTGGTAAGTTCACATCAGACCGCTCAATCCGCGACTACGTGAACAACATCTGGAAGCTAGAAGCGGTTAACCGTTAA
- a CDS encoding copper chaperone PCu(A)C gives MKLKALALAGLLLTPFAHANSDIMVHDAYARATPPSAVNSAVFTTLMNHSDKDRAIVSATTPAAGKVELHDVIVDGDVMKMRQVQEITIPANGEAVLKPGSLHIMLFDLKEGLKEGEQIEMTLTFANGETQTFEAPVKKVMSGMKKMNHDHH, from the coding sequence ATGAAGTTAAAAGCACTTGCTCTAGCAGGCTTATTGCTCACTCCCTTTGCTCACGCGAATAGCGACATTATGGTTCACGACGCGTACGCTCGCGCAACACCACCTTCAGCAGTGAACAGCGCAGTATTCACGACTCTGATGAACCACAGCGATAAAGATCGCGCTATTGTTTCTGCAACGACACCTGCTGCAGGCAAGGTAGAGCTTCATGATGTTATCGTTGATGGCGACGTAATGAAGATGCGCCAAGTTCAAGAGATCACAATTCCTGCGAATGGTGAAGCGGTACTTAAACCTGGCAGCCTGCACATTATGTTGTTCGACCTAAAAGAGGGTCTAAAAGAAGGTGAGCAGATCGAGATGACTCTGACTTTCGCTAACGGTGAAACGCAAACCTTTGAAGCGCCAGTTAAGAAAGTAATGAGCGGCATGAAAAAGATGAATCACGATCATCACTAA
- the malQ gene encoding 4-alpha-glucanotransferase codes for MKEQTVLKQVAEMANIADSYVSAWGDEAQVSDETITSLLASLGYDTSSDDALLKSAERKHKKDVLDPVLVLRDGEPVEVALNLGVSARESEFSWRLETEQGEVLEGYLQSQVVRDERAEGGPLVFALPSNLAWGYHKLIVSRKRRKKPYEMTLIITPKACFKQSPIEQGKKLWGPSVQLYTLRTQHNWGIGDFGDLKQLVADIASRGGDFVGLNPIHSLFPANPEGASPYSPSSRRWLNILYIDVSSVPEFALSAEAQQTVGSAEFQQRLQKAREAHWVNYTEVSELKMSILPLLFAEFKTRHLDKNSDRAQAFLAFVEEGGDSLMHQAAFDALHGELHAEDSGMWGWPVFPEKYRTFDSPATQKYIKENLENVHLYMYLQWLADCQINDAQSLAEEKGMAVGLYRDLAVGVADSGSETWADEGNLVMDASIGAPPDILGPLGQNWGLPPLNPEVLQETSYDAYIKLLRANMKHCGALRIDHVLGLLRLWWIPKGENATKGAYIYYPVQDMLSILALESHRYQCSVIGEDLGTVPDEIVDILADAGVHSYKVFFFETSEDDGGFISPKHYASQSMAALCTHDMPTLRGFWHCDDLKMGQEIGLYPDAAQLETLFDDRLECKQGILDSVAWHGFLPEGVGRDASQVPMDSYLAEALQLHVAAGGSTLLSVQLEDWLEMDKPVNIPGTVDEYPNWRRKLSMNLDEIFAHEGVNRIASKLTDVREKAGK; via the coding sequence ATGAAAGAACAGACCGTATTAAAACAAGTCGCAGAAATGGCAAACATTGCCGACAGTTACGTTAGTGCGTGGGGCGATGAAGCACAAGTATCAGACGAGACGATCACGTCTCTATTGGCTTCGTTGGGCTACGATACAAGCAGCGATGATGCATTGCTTAAGTCAGCAGAAAGAAAACACAAAAAAGATGTACTAGACCCAGTTCTTGTCTTGCGTGACGGTGAGCCAGTAGAAGTGGCGCTTAACCTAGGTGTAAGTGCTCGTGAAAGTGAGTTCAGCTGGCGCTTAGAAACCGAGCAAGGAGAGGTACTTGAAGGCTATCTTCAATCTCAAGTCGTTCGTGACGAGCGTGCCGAGGGTGGCCCTTTAGTGTTTGCATTGCCAAGTAATTTGGCATGGGGTTACCACAAGCTCATTGTGAGCCGTAAGCGCCGTAAGAAGCCTTACGAGATGACACTGATTATTACGCCAAAAGCATGTTTCAAGCAGTCGCCAATCGAGCAAGGCAAAAAGCTTTGGGGACCAAGCGTTCAACTTTACACACTAAGAACTCAGCACAACTGGGGTATTGGTGATTTCGGTGACCTAAAACAGCTTGTTGCGGATATCGCATCTCGCGGTGGTGATTTCGTTGGTCTAAACCCAATTCACTCATTGTTCCCTGCGAACCCTGAAGGTGCGAGCCCATACAGCCCGTCTTCTCGTCGCTGGTTGAACATTCTATACATTGATGTGAGTTCAGTTCCTGAATTTGCATTAAGTGCTGAAGCACAACAAACGGTCGGCAGCGCAGAGTTCCAACAGCGTCTACAAAAAGCGCGTGAAGCACACTGGGTAAACTACACCGAAGTGTCTGAGCTTAAGATGAGCATCTTGCCTCTGTTATTCGCAGAATTTAAGACTCGTCATCTAGACAAGAACAGCGACCGTGCTCAAGCGTTCTTAGCCTTCGTAGAAGAGGGTGGCGATAGCCTGATGCATCAAGCCGCGTTTGATGCTCTACATGGTGAACTGCACGCTGAAGATTCTGGCATGTGGGGATGGCCGGTATTCCCTGAGAAGTACCGTACATTCGACAGCCCAGCGACACAGAAATACATCAAAGAGAACCTAGAAAACGTTCATCTGTACATGTACCTACAATGGCTAGCAGATTGCCAGATCAACGACGCACAGTCTCTTGCTGAAGAGAAAGGCATGGCTGTTGGCCTGTACCGTGACTTAGCGGTAGGTGTTGCAGATTCAGGCAGCGAGACTTGGGCTGACGAAGGCAACCTAGTGATGGATGCGAGCATTGGTGCTCCACCTGATATTCTTGGTCCTTTGGGGCAGAACTGGGGTCTACCTCCGTTAAACCCAGAAGTGCTTCAAGAAACAAGCTACGACGCTTACATCAAGCTACTTCGTGCAAACATGAAGCACTGTGGCGCACTGCGTATTGACCACGTTTTAGGTCTACTGCGTTTGTGGTGGATTCCAAAGGGTGAGAACGCAACTAAGGGCGCGTACATCTACTACCCAGTCCAAGATATGCTGTCTATCTTGGCGCTTGAGTCTCACCGTTACCAATGTAGCGTTATCGGTGAAGATTTAGGAACGGTACCGGATGAGATTGTCGACATTCTAGCGGATGCTGGCGTGCATTCTTACAAAGTGTTCTTCTTCGAAACATCAGAAGACGACGGTGGTTTCATCTCACCAAAACACTACGCATCACAATCTATGGCGGCACTGTGTACTCACGATATGCCAACGCTTCGCGGCTTCTGGCACTGTGATGACCTGAAAATGGGCCAAGAGATTGGTTTATATCCAGACGCAGCACAACTAGAAACTTTGTTCGATGACCGTCTTGAGTGTAAGCAAGGTATCTTAGATTCAGTAGCATGGCACGGTTTCCTACCTGAAGGTGTTGGTCGCGATGCAAGCCAAGTACCGATGGATTCTTACCTTGCTGAAGCACTTCAACTGCACGTCGCAGCTGGTGGTTCAACATTGCTAAGTGTTCAGTTGGAAGACTGGCTAGAGATGGATAAGCCAGTAAACATTCCTGGTACTGTCGATGAGTACCCTAACTGGCGTCGTAAACTATCAATGAACTTGGACGAAATCTTTGCTCACGAAGGCGTTAATCGTATCGCTTCTAAGCTGACAGACGTTCGAGAAAAAGCAGGTAAGTAA
- the malT gene encoding HTH-type transcriptional regulator MalT, whose translation MWIPSKLTRPGRLHNAILRPRVLDLLHNADCYKLVLFRSPAGYGKTTMAAQWLIDKPNVGWYSIDDSDNDAFRFINYLLQSLNKATQNACPNAQKLAEKRQFSSLLSLLSEVFAEMSEFHHECFLVLDDYHLVNNDDIHEAMRFFLKHMPDNLTLVVTSRGTPPLGTANLRVRDLMIELGNDSLAFDTEETTRFFNQRVADGIDDTTADSICSYVEGWPSALQLIALQAQHQKRTLAQSAESFSHFNHAHLWDYLVEEVFDLLDKETRQFLMQCSVLDHFNDELVCALTQREDALGMIESLNRFGLFIYPLEGEKNWYRFHNLFGEFLAHERQARIPQQEAELHRSAAKAWIKQNTPHQALRHAQRAEDPELIIQILTEHGWPMFNQGELSSLEMAIKQLTTDQLYSEPKLSMLRAWLAQSQHRYDQVGTLLEEAETQYQARNIELDTQQQGQYNALRAQVAINSNEPEKALELAELSLSQLNTTVYRSRIVATSVVGEVNHVMGNLSRALPMMQQTEKLARQYQVYHQALWAILQQSEILIAQGYVQAAFELQDSAFKLIEEHQLQYVPLHEFLLRVRAQIFWCWNRLDEAEECCYKGLDILGHHSPSKHLHSYSMLARISLSRGEIDKASKFIDQIQHLLRQSTYHVDWTANASLSLILFWQVKGDKEAIRDWLSVAVRPESASNHFCQLQWRNIVRAHIILEQYEDAEEALTFLKSEAQRSHLITDTNRNLIVEAVLRTQINDEDSARVLLEEALHMTNQTGMVGNFLVDGGTIGHILDKLSNKPGLGDLERHRAQQIMKDISTTQRSRSVHFDEDFVENLVNHPNIPELVRTSPLTQREWQVLGLIYSGFSNEQIAQELDVAGTTIKTHIRNLYQKLNIANRKEAISTAENLLQLMGY comes from the coding sequence ATGTGGATCCCTTCGAAACTGACTCGTCCCGGCCGCTTACATAATGCAATCCTACGACCTAGGGTTCTCGATCTGCTTCACAATGCAGATTGCTATAAGCTTGTGTTATTCCGCTCTCCTGCGGGCTACGGCAAAACCACCATGGCTGCACAATGGTTGATAGATAAACCCAATGTGGGTTGGTACAGCATTGATGATAGTGACAACGATGCCTTCCGCTTTATCAACTACCTACTTCAATCACTTAATAAAGCGACTCAAAATGCCTGTCCTAATGCCCAGAAACTGGCAGAAAAACGACAGTTTTCATCACTGCTTTCTTTATTGAGTGAAGTGTTCGCCGAGATGTCGGAATTCCATCACGAGTGTTTTCTGGTGTTGGATGACTATCACTTGGTCAACAATGACGACATCCACGAAGCCATGCGCTTCTTCCTCAAACACATGCCCGACAACCTAACCTTGGTTGTCACCAGTCGAGGTACGCCACCGCTTGGTACAGCAAACCTACGCGTTCGTGACTTAATGATCGAATTAGGTAATGATTCGTTGGCGTTTGATACCGAAGAAACCACACGCTTTTTCAACCAACGCGTAGCGGATGGCATTGATGACACCACGGCAGATAGCATCTGTAGTTATGTAGAGGGTTGGCCTTCTGCATTGCAACTTATCGCGCTACAAGCACAGCACCAAAAACGCACCCTTGCACAGTCCGCAGAGTCGTTCTCTCACTTTAACCACGCCCATCTTTGGGACTACTTGGTTGAAGAAGTATTCGACCTGCTAGACAAAGAAACCCGACAGTTCTTGATGCAATGTTCTGTGCTTGATCACTTCAACGATGAGCTTGTATGTGCACTTACACAACGTGAAGACGCGCTAGGGATGATCGAGTCACTCAACCGATTTGGTTTATTCATCTACCCTCTTGAAGGTGAAAAGAACTGGTATCGCTTCCATAACTTGTTTGGTGAATTCCTCGCACATGAGCGCCAAGCTCGAATTCCTCAGCAAGAAGCTGAACTTCATCGAAGTGCTGCAAAAGCGTGGATAAAACAGAACACACCACACCAAGCTTTACGACATGCGCAACGCGCTGAAGATCCAGAACTGATCATTCAAATCCTGACTGAACACGGTTGGCCGATGTTCAACCAAGGTGAGCTTTCATCACTAGAGATGGCGATCAAACAACTGACTACCGATCAACTTTACAGTGAGCCTAAACTGTCCATGTTGCGTGCATGGCTTGCACAAAGTCAGCACCGTTATGATCAAGTGGGTACTTTGTTGGAAGAGGCTGAGACTCAATATCAAGCTCGAAACATTGAACTCGATACTCAGCAGCAAGGCCAATACAACGCCTTACGTGCACAAGTTGCCATTAACAGCAATGAACCTGAAAAAGCATTAGAACTGGCTGAGCTTTCGTTGAGCCAACTGAACACCACCGTTTATCGTAGCCGCATTGTCGCAACCTCGGTTGTGGGCGAAGTGAATCACGTAATGGGTAACCTAAGCCGCGCACTACCGATGATGCAACAAACAGAAAAACTTGCACGTCAGTATCAGGTTTACCATCAGGCTCTGTGGGCGATTCTGCAACAAAGCGAAATCTTGATTGCTCAAGGTTATGTTCAAGCAGCCTTCGAGCTACAAGACAGTGCGTTCAAATTGATTGAAGAGCATCAGCTTCAATACGTGCCTCTGCATGAATTTTTGCTGCGTGTTCGCGCTCAGATCTTCTGGTGTTGGAACCGACTAGATGAAGCGGAAGAGTGTTGCTACAAAGGCTTAGATATCCTTGGCCACCACTCACCAAGTAAGCACCTGCACAGCTATTCGATGCTGGCTCGTATTTCATTGAGCCGCGGCGAGATAGATAAAGCGTCGAAATTTATCGACCAGATTCAGCACCTATTACGCCAATCCACCTACCATGTAGACTGGACGGCGAACGCTTCTCTTTCTCTGATCCTATTTTGGCAAGTAAAAGGCGATAAAGAAGCCATTCGTGATTGGCTGAGTGTGGCTGTTCGACCTGAATCGGCAAGCAACCACTTCTGCCAACTTCAGTGGCGAAACATCGTTCGTGCTCACATCATCCTTGAGCAATATGAAGACGCGGAAGAAGCGCTGACTTTCCTTAAGAGTGAAGCCCAACGTTCACACCTGATTACAGACACCAACCGCAACTTGATCGTTGAAGCGGTATTACGCACCCAGATCAACGATGAAGACAGTGCGCGCGTATTGCTAGAAGAAGCCCTACACATGACCAACCAAACCGGTATGGTCGGTAACTTCTTAGTCGACGGTGGGACTATCGGGCATATCCTAGATAAGTTGAGCAACAAACCAGGTCTGGGCGATTTAGAACGCCACCGTGCTCAGCAGATCATGAAAGATATCTCGACCACCCAACGTAGCCGTTCGGTTCACTTCGATGAAGACTTTGTTGAGAACTTGGTTAATCACCCAAACATTCCTGAACTGGTGCGTACTAGCCCACTCACACAGCGTGAATGGCAAGTACTTGGTCTGATCTATTCAGGATTCAGTAATGAGCAGATCGCTCAAGAACTCGATGTAGCGGGTACCACGATCAAGACTCACATTCGTAACCTTTACCAAAAGCTCAATATTGCTAACCGTAAAGAAGCAATCAGCACGGCAGAGAACTTGCTGCAGTTGATGGGGTACTAA
- a CDS encoding DUF368 domain-containing protein, which produces MNYLSTFFKGMAMGAADVVPGVSGGTIAFITGIYDTLLESIRRINPSVLGLWKREGFKAAFNHINGFFLISLFAGVFTSIATFAKLISWLLVTHPVPLWSFFFGLILVSVFHILKQVEKRDMIRFVFLLLGVAFAYSITVLKPLQMEPTSINVLIAGAIAICAMILPGISGSFILLLIGMYGPVLGAVKSFQIDVLALFLGGCVIGLLTFSHVLSWLLRSFRDFTLVFLTGLMIGTLPKIWPWKETISWRINSKGEQVPLIQENLSPFNFEAVTSQPSQLTLSVIMMLVAIALVLGLEKFAERNAD; this is translated from the coding sequence ATGAACTACTTAAGTACTTTTTTCAAAGGCATGGCAATGGGCGCAGCCGATGTTGTCCCTGGCGTGTCGGGCGGAACCATCGCATTCATCACTGGTATCTACGATACGCTGCTAGAAAGCATTCGAAGAATTAACCCTAGCGTACTTGGCTTATGGAAACGCGAAGGCTTCAAAGCCGCGTTTAATCACATCAATGGTTTCTTCCTAATTTCACTGTTCGCAGGCGTATTCACCAGCATTGCGACATTCGCAAAACTGATTTCTTGGTTATTGGTCACCCACCCTGTTCCGCTGTGGTCTTTCTTTTTCGGCCTGATCTTGGTGTCGGTTTTCCATATTCTTAAGCAAGTAGAGAAGCGCGATATGATTCGATTCGTGTTTTTGCTGCTTGGCGTTGCTTTCGCTTACAGCATTACCGTGCTTAAGCCGCTACAAATGGAACCGACCAGCATCAACGTTCTCATTGCGGGTGCGATTGCGATCTGCGCGATGATTCTACCGGGAATTTCAGGCAGCTTTATTCTGCTTCTGATTGGTATGTATGGCCCAGTGCTTGGCGCTGTTAAATCGTTTCAAATCGATGTACTTGCCCTATTCCTTGGTGGCTGTGTGATCGGCCTACTGACCTTCTCGCACGTACTTTCTTGGTTATTGCGCTCATTCCGCGATTTCACATTGGTATTCTTAACAGGTTTGATGATCGGTACGCTGCCTAAGATCTGGCCTTGGAAAGAGACCATCAGCTGGCGCATCAACTCGAAAGGTGAGCAAGTGCCACTGATTCAAGAGAACCTATCTCCGTTCAATTTCGAAGCGGTAACGTCTCAACCTTCTCAGCTCACTTTATCGGTGATCATGATGTTGGTGGCTATCGCGCTAGTGCTAGGTTTAGAAAAGTTTGCAGAGCGTAATGCTGACTAA